Sequence from the Syntrophorhabdaceae bacterium genome:
TAACGTAGGAGCCCCCGCAGTATGCTTCGAAGCAGCCGTTGTTGCCGCAATTGCACCGGTATCCGTACGGATTGAGGATCGTATGGCCCACTTCAGCGCCCACATTTGAAGAACCCCGATAGAGCTTTCCGTCAATGATCAGACCTCCACCGATGCCGGTGCCTATAAATACACCGAGAACGTCGCGCGGTATCGCTTTCAATCCGAATTTCCATTCGCCGTAAGTGGCGGCGTTCACATCATTCTCCACGTATGTTGCTATCCCGAAGGTCTTTTCCATGTCGTCTTTGAGAGGCGCATTATGCCAGTTGAGGTTGGGAGAAAAGAGTATCATTTGAGACCCTTTTTCAATCTGGCCTGCCGTAGCGATGCCCACCTGCTCGATCCTGTCCAGCGAGACCCCGCCTTCCTTTATTGTCTTAAGCACCAGACGGATTATGTCCTCTTTTACACCGTCGTACCCTTTTTGCGTCTCAGTCGGAATCCTCCGCACAGGCGTCACCATGCCTCCCCGGTCCACGATGGCAGCGGCGATCTTTGTCCCGCCTATATCAATCCCTATTCTCATCCGGTCATCCCGTGATACCACCCGGTTTCTTATCGAGTAGCTCCGCCATCATCATCGCGTTCTTTGCCGCTTTTCCGGCATGACAGTTGTTAAAAAAAACAAAGGTCGTCGATGCCTGAGCGGCGATATCCTGGATAGGGGCAACGAACCGGCTCAGTTCTTGTTCCGAGTAGAGGTAGTCGTAGCGGACTTCCACCGGCTCCTTAAACCACGAAGTGTTTCTCCCGTGAAAACGGAAATAGCCCGTGCGAGACGTAAGCACCGGCGAGAAAGGAAGAAGTCCCTTGAGCTTGGGTTCGTCCACGATACAGTATCCGTAGCCAAGTTGTTTCAGCATATCCCAGTAACGCTCTGCCGACCACCTGGCGTTTCTGAATTCTACGATTGATTCGTAATCCGCTAATTCCTCTCTGAGCGTGCGCAGGTATCCGACATTCTCATCGCTCGGAACAAACATGAAGGGAAACTGGAAAAGCGATGCCTTGAGATTTGTCTTAAGCGGCGCCACACCGGCTCTAAAGCGTCGGCAGACCTCCTTCACGTTCTCGGTTCTTTCGTGCGTCATGGTCTTGTGCGCCTTGACCACAAAGGAAAAATCACGGGATGTCCTTTGTGCAAAAGACTCCATGGTCCTTTCGGAAGGCATCGAATAGTAGGTATAGTTGATCTCAAGGGCTCTGAACCCGAGGCTCTTTTCGTAGTAAGGCAGCATCTCGTGCTTCTTTATGCCCTGGGGATAGACCGTTCCCACCCAGTCATCGAAAGAAAATCCGCTCGTCCCGATCAATATTTGGCCCATGAGTTTTCGTTTGACATCGCTTTCGTATCTACATAATATATGTGGGTAGAGAAAATCTCAAGAAATAATGTCGGAAGCCCTTGCGATATATGGTTAACGGATGGTGTCGGCGTCTTGATGCCAAGCCTTTTTTACCTTGCCCACGGATGGCACGGTCTGTCTGAGACGTGAGCCTCGGGTCCCGCATTACGAATTTTGAGATTATTTCGCCGAAGGCGAGCCCTGAAAGAGACGGGTAACTAGTTCCCGAGAGGAGAGGAGTCCATGGAAAAACAATACGTGCTCGACGATATGACCCTCAAAGAGTCATGGAGGCTTTTTCATATTATGGCTGAGTTTGTGGAGGGGTTCGAGAATCTCGCGGAGATCCAACCTGCTATTACATTCTTCGGGAGTGCGCGGTGCCACAAGGGAGACGAGCTCTATGAGCATACCGTCGAACTTGCAAGGACGCTTGCGAAAAACGGCTTCAATATCATTACCGGAGGCGGCCCGGGCGTCATGGAGGCGGCAAACAAAGGCGCAAAGGAAGGCGGGGCAAAATCTGTCGGCATAAACATAGAATTGCCCTACGAACAGAAACCCAACCCGTACTCCACGATCAGGTTAAGCTTTCGATATTTCTTTGTCAGAAAGGTCATGTTCCTGAAGTACGCAATGGCCTACATCGTCATGCCCGGAGGTATTGGCACCCTCGACGAGTTCTTTGAAGCGTTTACTCTGGTACAGACAAAGAAGATGAAGCCTTTCCCTATTATACTTGTGGGATCTTCCTACTGGACGGGCCTCATAGAATGGATGAAAACGAACCAGCTCGACACAGGCAAGATCAGCAAAGAAGACCTGGAGATATTCCGGGTGATGGACGATCCCCAGGAGATCGTCGAATACGTAAAGAAGTTTGTGATACTATAACGGATCTATCTTGCGGGCGAATACGAGGTAACCGGTATGGGCGATCATTCTGTCCTGCGGGCGCACCCTTTCAGCCACCGTTTTGTATTTTCTGTGCATGATCTCCATGACTTCGATTTGACCGAAGCCCTTCTCCAATGCCTTGAGCAGCTCTGAAATCTGATTGGCCGTTGGAACGATCATACCTACGTAAGCCCCCTGGCTCATGAGACTTCTCACCTTATCAAGGCACGTCCAGGGTTCGCGCACATCGATGAATGCCGCGTCAAATCCGCCATCGGAGTATTCGTTTACATCCCCGTTCTTAAGTTCCACATTGGCCCATTCCCCGTATTTCTCTATGTTCTTTTTTGCGTTCCTGTAGTGTCTTTCTTCCTGCTCAAAGCTAACGATGCTCCCCTCAGGGCCTACAGCGTGAGAGAGGATATAGGTGAGGGCGCCGCTTCCCGTGCCCACCTCGAGGACTCTGGAACCGTTCTTTGCGTTAATCTTGAATGCTATAAAGAAGCTGTCTTTGGGAAATACGATCTGCGTTTCTCTCTTGAATGCGTACATCACCATATCTTCGACAGTCGGCTCATAGATCTCATATTCACCGATCCGTTCTCCATAGGCCCTGCCGATAATATCCGAGTAATCGAGTGCGCCCCCCTTGCCGTGAAAACCCTGGCCCTGGGTGACCCGTTTTAAGTATTTTCTGTCTTTATAGACGATCAGGACGAGACTATTATCACGGATGATACTCACGGTTTGCCCCTGTCGCAAAAAAAGAATGGCCTCCGATTCATCCGGTTAATCTATTACAGATGACAACCGGTTGTCAAAGCGTGCTTTTGCCCTTGAGATGATTATGGTCCGGAAAATGTGGTACATTTTACCATGGGCCAAAACGAGATACCGTGCGCCGACGATACGGCGTTTCACCAGCTTCAATTAAGGGGCATTGACTCAGGCGAGGGGGTCACAGTGGAGAGCCATATATTCCTTGTATCCCAGCTTCCCTGCTGCGCGCAGATAGCGCTTCCCTATTGGGCGAAAATCGCCGGCAGGATCAAAAGCGGGCTTGACCGGGACGTGCTCATCAGGGTTGTGGTGACGCTATTTGATAAATACGGCTCCGCGCTGTCAGACTACACCGATATGATTGCCCTGGATAAGGAAGAAAGAGGGGAATTCGAAGTAAAGCTCACTGAATATCATGACACGGCGGAAACGTATGCCATAGCCGTTTACGAAGCGGAACAACTGTAATACCTCCTATGAAAGAAGACCCAATAAACAGACCTTTTGTGAACCTTCCCGAATTACTGGCGGAACGTAAGATCGGCCTCAAGGCCTCGCCTGATCCTGCTCGAGTCCAAGCGGAAGCAAACGGAGCAGACGACACGGACATCCTTACCGAGGCCATGCGAGGTGTAAAAGTCATCCCCTCTGGCAAAGAAAGGATCACGGTAAAACGCGAACCCCGCCACATCCAGGCGACTGATTCACATAACTCAGTGAATTTACTGGAAGAAGCTCTTTCTGAGGGCGGCAATATCAATGTGACCAATCTGCCTGAGTATATGGAGGGATTTATAGATGGTACCAATCCGCTCACCATGGAAAAACTCAGAGGTGGCGAATTCTCGGTGGAGAAAACGCTCGATCTGCACGGCGCCTCCATGGATGGCGCCGCCGAGATGTTTCAGGTTTTTATGCGTGAAGCGATCCGTGAAGGGTTGCACTGTGTGAAGGTGATACACGGCCGGGGGCTCAAATCCAAAGACGCACCCGTATTAAGACAAAGCTTAAAGACGTGGATCATAAAGGCCATGCATCGCAAATGGATTCTTGCCTTCTCTAACGCAACCATGAGAGAAGGGGGACCCGGTGCGACCTGTATCCTGCTGCATAAGAGGCCGGCAAAGAAACGGATTCACATTATCGGATGAAATGGACACCGTGAGGCCGCCTGCCAAACCGTCCTTTTCGGCCTGAAACATGAGGCTTTCAGCGAACAAAAAAACAGAGAAACCCTCGCGGGTTCCCCTGTTTTTTTTCTGTTCTTCCTGCCTACGACCGCCTTACTTTACGTAGGAGACGCTCGTAGCGTAGTTCAGGTAATTGACTGATTTGTATTCGCCCTTTACCTTAGCGCCTATCTTGAGGCCTTTTGCGCGATTGTATTCCTGGTCAAACTTGGTGTAGTCGTCCTGAAGGGTGACATTACCCTTGGCGCCTTTGACCACAAAGCAGTGGCACAGAACATCGTGGCTTAGTACCGTGCCTTCAAACTCCATGCTTTTGGCCGCATCCATCTTCTGCTGAAACTGGGCTTTCAGATCCTGCAAACCGGCATCTCCCTGGGCCATGGCCGCGCCCGCAAACATAACCGTGAGCAGCAGCGCCATACAAACTACCAACACTCTTTTCATACTGAACCTCCTCCTTTAGATTTAGAACCTCTAAATGCAACATAATGATCGCCAGATATTCTTGTCAAGGGGGGGAGATATTCAATTGACAAGCTCCAAGGGAATGAATAGTATAGCCTATGGGATTTCTTCGGGAGAGGGTTGTTTGATGTCCTTGAACGGTATCATCGCTTTCACTTCAGGCATTCTCTCCTTCTTCGCGCCCTGCGTATTACCGCTTGTGCCCTCCTATCTCATCTTTATAAGCCGTGTCAGCATTGACAACCTCGAGGAGATGAAAACACTCAAATACAGGAGAGCGATGTTTCTGCATGCGGTCGTCTTCGTTTTGGGGTTCTCCTTTGTTTTTGTGGCCTTGGGCGTATCGTCTTCGATGATCGGTTACTTCCTCTCCACCTATCAGGGCTACATCTTGAAGATCGGAGGGGCCATATTGATCGTCATGGGCCTCTTTTATCTGAACATTATCAGGATACCCGTGCTTGACCAGGAAAGGGTTGTCCATCTCAAGGAAAAACCTATAGGCATCTTTGGCACCTTCTTCGTAGGGGTGACCTTTTGTCTGGGTTGGTCGCCCTGTATCGGTCCGGTGCTCTCGTCCATATTAATAATTGCGTCAACCGAAGGCAGTGCCTGGCGGGGTGTGTATCTGCTTTCCATCTATTCCCTGGGGCTTGCCATCCCGTTCCTCGTGTCCGCTGTTCTCTTTAATCGACTCTTAGGTCTCCTCAAGAAGTACGGTTATCTGGTGAGATACGCCGTAAAGATCATGGGCGTGCTCCTCGTCTGTATAGGGGTTTTGCTGATTACAGGACATTTTGGGAGGCTCAGTCAGTGGCTGGAGCAGATACTCTGAATCACCAAAGCGATGCGGTTCCTTACATATCTACCGTCACGCGTCATGTTACAGTGATACGGGTCAAAAGGAGGAAATAATGAGAAAGCTATGGCTTGCGGGATTAGTAATCTGTGGCCTGGGATTTCTTCAGACTGGCTACGCGGCAGAAAAGACCCTGGGGACGGAAGACGTACCGAGGATGGCCAAGGAACAATTGAAGACCATGCTTGGGAGTTCCGATCTCATTATCGTCGATGTAAGAAAGGCGGAGGATTGGGATGAAGCGAGCGTTAAGATCAAGGGGGCGGTCCGCGAGGACGCCCACAATCTCGGCGCCTGGATCGATAAGTATCCCAAGGATAAAACCCTGGTCTTTTACTGTGCCTGAGTGAACGAAGCCACGAGCGCCAGTGTGGCGCTGCAATTCATGATGCGAGGGTACAAAAAGGTATATGCATTGAAAGGCGGATGGGAGGAGTGGAAAGCAGCCAATTACCCCACCGAACCGAAAAACGTCAAGTAGTGGTTTTTCCATACTCGTCTCCCGGCGGCGGCATTGCCGGTTACATTGGGTCACAAATAAGGGGCGCCCGTCACGGCGCCCCCATCCTTTCCTTCTTCGCGTGTTCTCTATTCAGTTAACCTGTCGATTCCCGGCTATTTGGCATAGGAGATGTTGATCGCATAGTTAATGAAGTCGACTGTCTTGTATGTGCCCCGCACCTTGGAGCCGATGACAAGGCCTTTCGCCCGATTGTACTCCTGATCGAACCGCGCGTAGTCGTCCTGGAGCGTGAGGTTGCCCATGTTGGTTGCGAGAACGATACAGTGGCACATTACGTCATGGCTCAAAACCGTGCCTTCAAAGTCCATTGATCTGGCCGCATCGAGCCTGGTCATGAACTGCTGTTTTATGTCCTGCAAACCGGCATCTCCCTGGGCCATGACCACGCCTACAAAGCCAAAACACAACGCCAATACCATAAAACCTACCAACGCCTTTTTCATATCCAAACCTCCTGTGGTTTTTTTTAATCCTAAGAAAGCCTAAGAATGGTGGTGACCGCTGTCAAGGCCATGGCCCCAAAAGCCTTAAAGTTTTGGCAAAGGCGGGGCGCACTTTTGACTTTCAAAGGCCCCCCGTTATCTGTTATAAGAAAAAAGGAGGGAAGAAAATGGAAAAGATTGGAATTATCGGCCTTGGCAACATGGGCGAGTCTATACTCAAAGCCCTGCTCAGCACAGGGACAAAAAAGGAACGTCTTGTCCTCTTCGAAGTGAAAGATGATCGTGCCGGCCAGATGGAACAATTGTATGGCCTGAAATGTGCCGAAAGCGCTGCCGAGCTCGCGAGAAAAGCGTATTACATCCTCCTTGCCGTGAAGCCTCAAGACGCGAAAGACGCGATCCGCACGATCACCCCCTATCTTGACGATAAAAAAATTCTTATTTCCATTATGGCGGGTGTTACCACGTCAAACATCCTTTCGGTTACGGGGAAGCCGGTCAAGATTGTCCGGATGATGCCCAACATTTGTGTAAAGGTTGGCGAGGGTATTACAGGCATCACCTCGAATGCGGCCGTATCAAAAGAAGAACGAGAGACTATCCAGAAAATATTCGCTTGCCTTGGCGATTTTGCCGTGGTTACCGAAGACCTGATGGATGCCATCACCGCGCTTGGCGGAAGCGGTCCTGCTTTTTTTCTCCTCTTTCTGGAAGCTATGATCGATGCGGGTGTCAAGATAGGGCTTCCCCGGGAAAAAGCAAAAACCATATCGTTTCAGGTCGCCAAAGGTACATTAAAAATGCTCGAGGAGGAAAAGATTCACCCCACGGTCATGCGCGACATGATTACCTCTCCCGGCGGCACCACCATCGCAGGTATCTCGGTCCTTGAGGAGAGGGCCTTCAAAGGAAGTGTGATAGAAGCCGTGGAAAAGGCATGGAGGAGGGCAAAAGAACTTTCGTCATGACCACGATGAATTCTCAGGACAGCAAGCGGCAGTATATGGTGGAAACCCAGATCGTCGGCAGGGGGATCAAGGACCATCGGGTGATCGCGGCCATGCAGAAAGTTCCGAGACATCTCTTTCTGGACGAGGCACTCTGGCCGCAGGCCTATGAAGACCATCCCCTGCCCATCGGAGAAAAACAGACCATCTCTCAGCCCTATATGGTGGCAATCATGACCGAAGCCCTGAAACTGACAGGAAAAGAGACGATCCTCGAAATAGGTACGGGGTCGGGTTATCAGGCGGCGGTCCTCGCTCAGCTTGCCGAACAGGTCTATACCATAGAGAGAATTCCTGCCCTGGCCAAGCGGGCACGCAAGACCTTTGACGCGTTGCACTACAGAAATATCGTCGTCACCATCAGGGATGGCACAGCCGGCTGGAAGGAACATAGCCCGTATGACGGCATCATAGTAACGGCTGCAGCTCAGGCCGCGCCAAAACCTCTTCTTGATCAGCTTGCTCCGGGGGGCAGGCTCGTTATCCCCATAGGAGACGAATTTACGCAGGACCTCATGGTATACGAGAGGGTAGACGGGGGCGAATTCAGGGAAGAGAACTATGGCGGCTGCCGGTTCGTAAAACTCATCGGGGCATACGGGTGGAAAGAATAAAGAATAGCGATCAGGGTCCATCCTTTCAGGAAGATGCCGGCATTGTCGCGGAAAAGCTTTACATGAGAGACCTACGGCGGCTCCCTTTGCTCACGCTCGAGCAAGAGCGGGCCTGCGCGGAAGGGGTGACGAGGGGAGACCCTGAGGCTCGGCGTCGCATGATCGAGGCCAACCTGAGACTCGTTTTGAAGATCGCCAGACGATACGTGAATCAGGGGTTAGCGCTTCTTGATCTTGTCGAGGAAGGCAATATTGGTCTCATTAAGGCCGTTGAAAAATATGACCTCGCAAAGGAATGCAGATTTTCCACGTACGCCACGTGGTGGATTAAGCAGTCCGTAGAGAGGGCCATTGCAAACCATTCGAGGACAATACGACTTCCGGTCCACGTCTCGTCACGGGTGAACAAGATCACGAAGCTCGCGGACACCTACCTGGAGAAGGAAGGAAGGGAGCCGACTATCGAGGAAATCGCGCACGATACCGGATTTCGGATCGATTTCGTGGGGAATCTCTTCTCTATAGCCATGCGGACCTACTCCCTGGAGACGTTCATAGACGAGGAAAACAAACTGACTCTGGAAGAGGTTCTCGTGAACCCATCAAACGAAGAACCCCTTTCCATCCTCGAGCATACGAGGCGAGTGGAGGAGGTTGCCTCCTGGCTCGACACATTGACCGCTGATGAGCGAAAAGTCATCATGCTCCGGTTTGGACTCGATGGGGATGATCCACAGACCCTCGAAGACATAGGCAAGGTATTCGGCGTCACCAGAGAAAGGATACGACAGATAGAACAAAAGGCGCTTAACAAACTACGCAAAACAGTAAAGAGAAAGAACATTGGAACAGAGAGCCTCTGAAGAAACCGTGAGTCACAAAAAAGCCGCCGCGGATATCGTAAAGAGGGGTTCTGTTATTACCCTCATCACCCTTGTGAGCAGGCCAATTGGTTTCGTAAGGGAGGCGATCCAGGCCTATCTGTTCGGCGCAACCATGCTCGTTGACGCCTTTGTGGTGGCCTTTATTTTCCCCGAGTTGATTCAGACGCTCTTCGTTACGGGGGCCACAAGCGCCTTCCTTATCCCTGTCTGTTCCCGTTATGCCGACGATCCGGAAGAATTTTCCCGGATATACGGGACATTCATTAATCTTGCCATCCTCATCCTCGGGTTCATTTCCCTCATTCTCTTCTTTTGCGGCTCCCGCATCATGAGCATTACCGGATTCCCGCCGGAGACCAAAAAGGTGGCGGCCACGCTCTTTATCATCATGATACCTGTCATCGCCCTGCATGGTATCCTCTCGGTGCAGAAGGCATTTCTCAATGTGAAGTATCACTTCGCGGCGCCCGAAATGTCCGGCATCCTGTGGAATATTATCTTCATTGTCTCTGCCCTGGCCCTTAAAAGCAGAATCGGTATCTACAGCCTGGCCGTAGGCGTGAGCGTCGGTTCTCTCGCACAGGTGCTCATGCAGATACCGTGGCTCAAGCTCAACGGGATATCTTACCGTTTTACGCTCACCTTTAAACACCCCTCTGTGCATGAGGCAAAAAGACTTTTTACGGGTGCGCTTATCGCGACCTCCGTAGTCCCGATTAACAGTCTCGTCGATAAACTCATCGGTTCACACCTGCCGCCGGGTCAAGTAGCTTCTCTTGCATATGCCCTTCGCATCTTTATTCTTCCCTTCAGCCTCTTCGCCGTGCCTGTCTATACGGTGCTTTTTCCCACCGTGTCCCGGCTCTATCATCAGAGAGATTGGGACGGCATCCGTTCCCACATAGACAGTTCCATGGTGTTGATCTTCGTAACCCTCGTACCATCGACAATTCTTCTTTGTCTTGCCGGTGACGGTATCCTGAAGATCTTATACGAGCGAGGCGCTTTCATGGCGAAAGATACGGCGCTCGCTCAACGCGCCCTTTTTGGTTTCAGCATAGGCTTAATCTTTTACGGGCTTTCCATCTCTTTTGTACGGATATTCAACGCGATCCACGACGTAAGAACTCCTGCCATCGTAGGAATTGGATGCATCGCCTTGAACGCGATTCTCGATTACCTGTTGATGAAGCCTTTTCAAAACATGGGAATAGCACTGGCGACTTCGATCGCGTCCTTCTACAACTTTATGGTCCTTTATCTTGTATTGAAAAAGAGAATCGGGTACAGAATAGGCCGCAAAGGTTTGCGGGACATGATCAAATCTTTGGTGGCCGGTGTCATGCTTGCTGTTCTTGTCTATCTGACCGGACGTCTTTTCCATAATCCCTACATCTTTGTTTCGGTGAGCGCTTCTCTGGCCGTCGGCATCTACGGCATGTTCTTCCGCGATTATTATCGCATGTTCTTTCGTCGCTCATAATCTTACTTGTTGTGACAATTATCTTAGAAGATGCCCCCTTTTTATGGTAAATTAATCCCCATTATGTTCTCAAAGGATAATCTCACCCGGGAAAATATTGTTAATCACGTACGAAAGATCTACGCAGAGAACTACCAGGACAATGACCTAGGCGTCATGGAACGCGTATTGGATGATGTAATCGACCTGTTTCAGGGATTAAGAAAGGGGTACCAGGCGTGCGATACCCGGTATCACAACCTCTTTCATACGTTTCAGACAATCCCGCCCTTTGTTGAGATGATCGACGGATGGAACAGGAGTGGCGGCGTTCCCAAGATCTCGAAAGAGTATTTTAAGTTCGGCGTGATCGGCGTTCTGTTGCATGACACGGGATACATAAAGGCACAGGGAGACGATCAGGGGACCGGCGCAAAGTACACATTTACCCACATGCAGAGAAGCGTAGATTTTGCGCGCCGGTATTTGGAGGAATTGGGAGTGGAATATAGCATCATTCCCTGTATTCTCAACATCATCCGATGTACCGGCGTGACCCTGGATATGAACATCGAATTCCATTCCGAGGAAGAAAAACGCGTGGGCTACGCCCTTGGCACAGCGGATCTTCTCGGCCAGATGTCGGCGGAAGATTATATCGACAAAATTCCTGTACTCTACGATGAGTTTGCCGAGGCGTATCGTTTTGCGGGTATGGACAGGTTGAACGCACATAACTCTGCAATGCCGTTAAGCGCAGAAGACCTGCTACGGAGCACGCCTAAGTTCTACGAAGATATCGCCCTTGCCCGTTTCAAAATGATGGGTTCAATGCATCTATTCATCGGCTACCACCACGATGGTTCTCAGAATCCTTACGTGGAAGCTATCGAGAAGAACATCAATAAAATAAGGCAGACGGCCGGCACATAAGAAAGCTTGGCTGATCGCAAGCGCAAGATGGCCGAGAACTTCAAAGAGAAAGACGAGAACGCGCCGTGCAGGCATTGTTGACTAACAGGTTTTGCCTGTGTTAGCATCGTTTCACCATGACCGCTTCCACGATGCAAAAGGACGGGCAAAAGCCCTTCAGGGAATTTCACGTATCGAGGAAGACACGGGACAAATACGATTTCAACGAATCGCTCTTCACCTTAAGCGGTAATGTAATCTTCGCAAATTATCTGGCTGCCCGAACCTTTGCCCAAAAAATGAATATGAAGCGCGACCTTCTCAACTATCCGGAGCGGGCGGTAAAAGCGGGCCAGCTTATTGCCATGGGTCTTATCGATGAGATTCTCCACTACATCTTCGGTCTCTACAT
This genomic interval carries:
- the proC gene encoding pyrroline-5-carboxylate reductase, producing the protein MEKIGIIGLGNMGESILKALLSTGTKKERLVLFEVKDDRAGQMEQLYGLKCAESAAELARKAYYILLAVKPQDAKDAIRTITPYLDDKKILISIMAGVTTSNILSVTGKPVKIVRMMPNICVKVGEGITGITSNAAVSKEERETIQKIFACLGDFAVVTEDLMDAITALGGSGPAFFLLFLEAMIDAGVKIGLPREKAKTISFQVAKGTLKMLEEEKIHPTVMRDMITSPGGTTIAGISVLEERAFKGSVIEAVEKAWRRAKELSS
- a CDS encoding TIGR00730 family Rossman fold protein, with amino-acid sequence MEKQYVLDDMTLKESWRLFHIMAEFVEGFENLAEIQPAITFFGSARCHKGDELYEHTVELARTLAKNGFNIITGGGPGVMEAANKGAKEGGAKSVGINIELPYEQKPNPYSTIRLSFRYFFVRKVMFLKYAMAYIVMPGGIGTLDEFFEAFTLVQTKKMKPFPIILVGSSYWTGLIEWMKTNQLDTGKISKEDLEIFRVMDDPQEIVEYVKKFVIL
- a CDS encoding rhodanese-related (seleno)protein — encoded protein: MRKLWLAGLVICGLGFLQTGYAAEKTLGTEDVPRMAKEQLKTMLGSSDLIIVDVRKAEDWDEASVKIKGAVREDAHNLGAWIDKYPKDKTLVFYCAUVNEATSASVALQFMMRGYKKVYALKGGWEEWKAANYPTEPKNVK
- a CDS encoding Smr/MutS family protein, yielding MKEDPINRPFVNLPELLAERKIGLKASPDPARVQAEANGADDTDILTEAMRGVKVIPSGKERITVKREPRHIQATDSHNSVNLLEEALSEGGNINVTNLPEYMEGFIDGTNPLTMEKLRGGEFSVEKTLDLHGASMDGAAEMFQVFMREAIREGLHCVKVIHGRGLKSKDAPVLRQSLKTWIIKAMHRKWILAFSNATMREGGPGATCILLHKRPAKKRIHIIG
- a CDS encoding sigma-70 family RNA polymerase sigma factor, whose amino-acid sequence is MERIKNSDQGPSFQEDAGIVAEKLYMRDLRRLPLLTLEQERACAEGVTRGDPEARRRMIEANLRLVLKIARRYVNQGLALLDLVEEGNIGLIKAVEKYDLAKECRFSTYATWWIKQSVERAIANHSRTIRLPVHVSSRVNKITKLADTYLEKEGREPTIEEIAHDTGFRIDFVGNLFSIAMRTYSLETFIDEENKLTLEEVLVNPSNEEPLSILEHTRRVEEVASWLDTLTADERKVIMLRFGLDGDDPQTLEDIGKVFGVTRERIRQIEQKALNKLRKTVKRKNIGTESL
- a CDS encoding cytochrome c biogenesis protein CcdA, which codes for MSLNGIIAFTSGILSFFAPCVLPLVPSYLIFISRVSIDNLEEMKTLKYRRAMFLHAVVFVLGFSFVFVALGVSSSMIGYFLSTYQGYILKIGGAILIVMGLFYLNIIRIPVLDQERVVHLKEKPIGIFGTFFVGVTFCLGWSPCIGPVLSSILIIASTEGSAWRGVYLLSIYSLGLAIPFLVSAVLFNRLLGLLKKYGYLVRYAVKIMGVLLVCIGVLLITGHFGRLSQWLEQIL
- the murJ gene encoding murein biosynthesis integral membrane protein MurJ, which translates into the protein MSHKKAAADIVKRGSVITLITLVSRPIGFVREAIQAYLFGATMLVDAFVVAFIFPELIQTLFVTGATSAFLIPVCSRYADDPEEFSRIYGTFINLAILILGFISLILFFCGSRIMSITGFPPETKKVAATLFIIMIPVIALHGILSVQKAFLNVKYHFAAPEMSGILWNIIFIVSALALKSRIGIYSLAVGVSVGSLAQVLMQIPWLKLNGISYRFTLTFKHPSVHEAKRLFTGALIATSVVPINSLVDKLIGSHLPPGQVASLAYALRIFILPFSLFAVPVYTVLFPTVSRLYHQRDWDGIRSHIDSSMVLIFVTLVPSTILLCLAGDGILKILYERGAFMAKDTALAQRALFGFSIGLIFYGLSISFVRIFNAIHDVRTPAIVGIGCIALNAILDYLLMKPFQNMGIALATSIASFYNFMVLYLVLKKRIGYRIGRKGLRDMIKSLVAGVMLAVLVYLTGRLFHNPYIFVSVSASLAVGIYGMFFRDYYRMFFRRS
- a CDS encoding protein-L-isoaspartate(D-aspartate) O-methyltransferase, which encodes MTTMNSQDSKRQYMVETQIVGRGIKDHRVIAAMQKVPRHLFLDEALWPQAYEDHPLPIGEKQTISQPYMVAIMTEALKLTGKETILEIGTGSGYQAAVLAQLAEQVYTIERIPALAKRARKTFDALHYRNIVVTIRDGTAGWKEHSPYDGIIVTAAAQAAPKPLLDQLAPGGRLVIPIGDEFTQDLMVYERVDGGEFREENYGGCRFVKLIGAYGWKE
- a CDS encoding ROK family protein — translated: MRIGIDIGGTKIAAAIVDRGGMVTPVRRIPTETQKGYDGVKEDIIRLVLKTIKEGGVSLDRIEQVGIATAGQIEKGSQMILFSPNLNWHNAPLKDDMEKTFGIATYVENDVNAATYGEWKFGLKAIPRDVLGVFIGTGIGGGLIIDGKLYRGSSNVGAEVGHTILNPYGYRCNCGNNGCFEAYCGGSYVIDRVKHRIEEGYKGRIFDLIGGNTERLNTGLVEEAYMLGDDLCREIWQEVVEYFGAAMASLVNLLNPEIVVLGGGVIYGTKHLITEMEAVLKKRALSASLAGLKIERASLGEEAAILGVAYINE
- a CDS encoding tRNA (adenine-N1)-methyltransferase, coding for MSIIRDNSLVLIVYKDRKYLKRVTQGQGFHGKGGALDYSDIIGRAYGERIGEYEIYEPTVEDMVMYAFKRETQIVFPKDSFFIAFKINAKNGSRVLEVGTGSGALTYILSHAVGPEGSIVSFEQEERHYRNAKKNIEKYGEWANVELKNGDVNEYSDGGFDAAFIDVREPWTCLDKVRSLMSQGAYVGMIVPTANQISELLKALEKGFGQIEVMEIMHRKYKTVAERVRPQDRMIAHTGYLVFARKIDPL
- a CDS encoding DUF72 domain-containing protein codes for the protein MGQILIGTSGFSFDDWVGTVYPQGIKKHEMLPYYEKSLGFRALEINYTYYSMPSERTMESFAQRTSRDFSFVVKAHKTMTHERTENVKEVCRRFRAGVAPLKTNLKASLFQFPFMFVPSDENVGYLRTLREELADYESIVEFRNARWSAERYWDMLKQLGYGYCIVDEPKLKGLLPFSPVLTSRTGYFRFHGRNTSWFKEPVEVRYDYLYSEQELSRFVAPIQDIAAQASTTFVFFNNCHAGKAAKNAMMMAELLDKKPGGITG